The Candidatus Sulfotelmatobacter sp. genomic sequence ACTCCGCGCACCAGATAGTCCACGCGCGCGATCGCCGTCCTCTCGCCATCGAGCGTCGCGGTCCAGCCGGGAAACCAGGCGTCGGCGATCACCAGGAATGCCGGCGCCGGAGCGTTGATCGCGAGGCGCAATCGGTCCGGCGAGTCCTCGAGCCAGCGGAGCCGGCAGGCGAGCGAGCCCCGATAATCGCCCGCGAACGCCGGGGCGTCCGCCAGGGCCTGCTCCGAGGCGCGAAACGAAGGCGAGAACAGCGCGTCCATCACCCGCTCGCGGCTCCCGGGCGCGGTGACGTGGGGCACACAGTAGGCGCGATCACGGGCGTGCTTCAGCCGAATGACGATCGGCCCATCGTGCGACGAATCGCAATTGCTCCACAGCTCGCTGCGCTCGGGCGTGGAACCGGGAACCGTCGCGTAGCGAACCGCGAGAGCACACAGTGCCTCGTAGTGGAGCGGCAGGCCCGCCGCCATCAAGGCCGCCCAATCTCGATAGATCGAGCCGTGAACGCCGCCCGCGCACCGGGCGCGCCAGCTCACCCAGTCGTTGGAAGGCGGCGGGTCCGACTCGAGCGGCAACGCGCGCGACCGCGGATCGGCGGCGGCGAGCCGGGCGATCTCGGGCGCCGGAGGAGCCTCGAGTCGATCGGTGGCGCCGGAGGTTCGCAACAGGAATGGCACGCTCACCGATCCGAGGTCCACCGAGTGAAGCGCGAGCGCCAGCATCGAGAGCGCCGGCAGCCATCGACCGCGTCGCGCGAACAGTCCCAGCGTGCAGGCCAGTCCGAGCAGCAGACCGCGCGCGGCCAGATCGAGCGCGGACCGGCCGGCCGCGCCACGCGCCAGCTCCAGGCTCAAGTGTGGACGATAGTCGCGCGACAGGCCGGCGATCAGGTCGCGAAGCGGCGTGAACGCCACGAGCAGTCCGGTGAACAGCGCGAGACTCGCACTCGCGCACAGGGCGACCAGCGCACGACGCGTCCGCTCGCGTCCCTCGAGCGCGTGAGCCACCCGCTCCCAGCCCAGCGCCGAGAGCTCGATCAACGCGAGATCGGTCATCACCAGCCACACCACCGACACGCGGAAGTTCGCGAACAGCGGCAGATGCTCGCGCAGCCAGAGATCGAGACCACCGAGATGCGAGCCCAGCGACAGCAGGATCCCGGTCGCGGCGGCGCCCGAGAGGAGGAGCACCGCGCTTCCCTCGCGCCGGCCGATTCGCGGCCAGGCCAGAAGCGAGAGCCCGCAGATCAGCGTACCGGCGAACTGCGGGAAATCGGTCTTGCGAAGTCCCCCCCAGTAGGTGGCGCCGCCGAACCCCACCGCCCGCGGCCAGGCGAGCGAGAGGAGGTCGCGCCACGACTGGCTGAAGTCGGCGACGTCGCGCGCATCCACGCCGCCGGGCCCGCCGCGAACGGATAGGGCGGCGTAGCGGAGGGCCGGCCACCACGACGCCGCCCCCATCCCGAGCCCAAGGACCAGGGACAGACTCAGCCCCGCCAGGGGGGAGGCCCGCCGGAAATGAATCGCGCGCTCCACCGCGAACGCGACCGACAGCGCGAGCCCGGCGGCCACCATCTGCGGATGTCCGTGGAGACACTGGAGGCCGAGCAGCACCGCGAACCCCCACTGTGCCCAGGACCTCGGCACTCGGCTTGCCGCGGCGAACTGGGCATGAACCAGCAGCAGCTGCGCCGGAATCAACGAGGCGCTGAGAAACTGTGCATCGTGTCCGAACGTGAACGGGACGATGAGGCCGGGCATGAGTGCCCAGCCGAGGCCCGCCCAGATCATGGCCTCGGTCCCGGCCGCCCACAGCGCGCGAGAGAGCAGCGCGGTCGACAGGATTCCGGCCAGGTCCGCGAACAGGGGGACGAGCAACGGCGGCAAACCGCTCCACGCCCGCAGGCGTTCCCAGACATCGAGGGCCAGATCGGGCAGGTACTGAGGGCGCTGGTCGGCGAGGCTCGCGGTCGCCGGGAGGCCGAAGAAGACGTAAGGGTTCCAGAACGTCCGTTGATGCAGCGCGATCCAGCGTTCACGAGAGAATTCGGAGAAACGCCGGAACAGGGTGGCGTCGCCGAAAAGGAAGGACTGGTGCGCGAGGAGCTGGGGCGAGTACAGCACCAGCCAGCAGACGGCCAGCACCAGCAGCGCTCGAGTCGGAGACTCGGCGCGCGGAATTGCAGCAACCGGCGCGTGCTTCATGGGCCGGCTGCGCTCGCGAGGACCAGCGGTCATCGGAGGGGCAGGTCCCGTCTCGGTTTTGGGCTTCCCGGTCGGAAGCGTCCGGGCGCTGAGACGGTGGATGAAGTGAAATCGTTGCAAGGCGGGGGAGGCGCGTTGGGTCGTCGCGACCAACGCGGGGGGATCGAGCCACGAACGCGCCGGCAGTGGGAACGAAGCACCGTCTTCGAGGGCACGATTTCTCTCGGGCCGTGCACGTCCCTGCGACATGTCCCGCGTCTCAAGTGAAAAGCTCTTCCGAGGCATGACACCGGACCCCGGCGGAGAGAGCCACACTCGGAGCGTCACCGCGGGGAGCCCGATGGAACAGGCAGTCGGCATGGATCAAGGATCGGATCCGAGGCGGGTGGAGGCGCGGGGCGAGCCACGCGCCGAGCGGCGTTCGGCAACCACGCGGCAGGCGAGCTCCGGTCGCGCCTCGGCGTGGGCGGCCGCGGCGGCTTTACTGGTCGCGGCGTTCCTCACCGATTACTGGACCGGCGAGGAAGTGTCGTCATCGCTCTACTACGTGGTCGCGGTGAGCTTCGCCGCCTGGTTCCTCGGTCGGAAACCCGGCCTCGCCATGGCGCTCCTCGGCAGTCTGGCCTGGCTGCTCGCCTACTTCCTGGTCGGACATCCGTTCTCGCGCACCGCGATCCTGGTCTGGAACCTGATCGCGGAGTTCTCGATCTACACCGCCGCCGCCCTTACCCTGGGCTCCCTGCGCTCCTCGCTGCGCAACGCCCAGGCGCTGGCCCGAAGGCTCCAGGTCTCGAATCTGGCGCTCGATCGCGAAACCCAGGCGGTGGGCAGACTCCAGCGCGAAATGCTGCCGCCCGAGCCGCCGCCCATCCCCGGCTATAGCTGGAGCGTCCACTACGAGACCAGCACGCGCGCCGGCGGCGACTACTACGATTTCGCGACGCTGCCGGATGGCCGGGTCGGAATTCTGATCGCCGACGCGACCGGCCACGGTGCGGCCGCCGCGGTGCTGATGGCGATCACCCGCACCCTGTTCCATCAGCTGGCGGTCGAGGCGCTGCCGCCCGATCGCCTGCTGGCCGGGATGTCGCGAGAGCTGGATCGGCTGCTACCGTCGGGATGGTTCGTAAGCGCCGGCTACGTCGAGCTCGAGCCCGCGAGCGGCACGATTCGTTACTCGCTCGCCGGGCACGACCCGCCGCTGCTGTTGCGAAGTGGCGCCGATGAGCCGCAACGTCTCCCCGCGTGCGGCGGCACGCTGCTCGGGCCATTCGCCCGGTTGCCGTTCGAGTCGTGCACCCGGCAGCTCGAGCTAGGCGACCAGCTCATCCTCTTCACCGACGGCCTGACCGAAGCGGAAGATC encodes the following:
- a CDS encoding SpoIIE family protein phosphatase → MDQGSDPRRVEARGEPRAERRSATTRQASSGRASAWAAAAALLVAAFLTDYWTGEEVSSSLYYVVAVSFAAWFLGRKPGLAMALLGSLAWLLAYFLVGHPFSRTAILVWNLIAEFSIYTAAALTLGSLRSSLRNAQALARRLQVSNLALDRETQAVGRLQREMLPPEPPPIPGYSWSVHYETSTRAGGDYYDFATLPDGRVGILIADATGHGAAAAVLMAITRTLFHQLAVEALPPDRLLAGMSRELDRLLPSGWFVSAGYVELEPASGTIRYSLAGHDPPLLLRSGADEPQRLPACGGTLLGPFARLPFESCTRQLELGDQLILFTDGLTEAEDPDGNLLGREAVEETLMGAASHEPDEIRNRLLERVARHRAGRPAGDDVTLLILSRRPAPSVSSRAPFRSGAAVDRWSAPSVRR